A DNA window from Bradyrhizobium sp. CCBAU 53421 contains the following coding sequences:
- a CDS encoding TRAP transporter substrate-binding protein, whose product MSFSRRTLLKVSAASAVLGGIGAPYVARAQSAEFSYKFANNLPESHPLVARAREMSAAIKTETNGRFDLQVFPNNQLGSDTDVLSQVRSGGVEFFTLSGLILATLVPAASINGIGFAFPDYPTVWKAMDGELGAYVRGEIKKAGLEVMDKIWDNGFRQTTSSTKPINGPDDLKGFKIRVPVSPLWTSMFKAFDASPASINFSEVYSALQTKIVEGQENPLALISTAKLYEVQKYCSLTNHMWDGFWFLMNRRAWTALPDDIKTIVAKHVNAAAVKEREDTEKLNATVKQELTGKGLVFNQPEVGPFRDKLRAAGFYAEWKGKYGDKAWELLEKSVGKLS is encoded by the coding sequence ATGAGCTTTTCACGACGCACGCTGCTGAAGGTTTCCGCCGCTTCCGCCGTCCTGGGCGGAATTGGCGCGCCGTACGTCGCGCGCGCCCAGTCGGCCGAGTTCTCCTACAAGTTCGCCAACAATCTGCCGGAGTCGCATCCGCTCGTGGCGCGCGCCCGGGAGATGTCCGCGGCGATCAAGACCGAGACCAACGGCCGGTTTGATCTGCAGGTGTTCCCGAACAACCAGCTCGGCTCTGATACCGACGTGCTGAGCCAGGTGCGCTCCGGCGGCGTCGAGTTCTTCACGCTGTCCGGCCTGATCCTGGCGACGCTGGTGCCGGCCGCCTCGATCAACGGCATCGGCTTCGCATTCCCGGACTATCCCACCGTCTGGAAGGCCATGGACGGCGAGCTCGGCGCCTATGTCCGCGGTGAGATCAAAAAGGCCGGCCTCGAGGTGATGGACAAGATCTGGGACAACGGCTTCCGCCAGACCACGTCGTCGACCAAGCCGATCAACGGCCCCGACGACCTCAAGGGCTTCAAGATCCGCGTGCCGGTGTCGCCGCTGTGGACCTCGATGTTCAAGGCGTTTGACGCCTCGCCCGCCTCGATCAATTTCAGCGAGGTCTATTCGGCGCTGCAGACCAAGATCGTCGAAGGCCAGGAAAACCCGCTGGCGCTGATCTCGACGGCGAAGCTGTATGAAGTCCAGAAGTATTGCTCGCTCACCAACCACATGTGGGACGGCTTCTGGTTCCTGATGAACCGCAGAGCGTGGACGGCCTTGCCGGACGATATCAAGACCATCGTCGCCAAGCACGTCAACGCGGCGGCGGTCAAGGAGCGCGAGGACACCGAGAAGCTCAATGCCACCGTGAAGCAGGAGCTCACAGGCAAGGGCCTCGTGTTCAACCAGCCCGAGGTCGGGCCGTTCCGCGACAAGCTCCGTGCCGCGGGCTTCTACGCCGAGTGGAAGGGCAAGTACGGCGACAAGGCCTGGGAGCTGCTCGAGAAGTCCGTCGGCAAACTGTCCTGA
- a CDS encoding TRAP transporter large permease subunit, whose translation MAHVEMTPAVAGEAASQPPRRRSVLGSIDAALGWLVEIPAAILVVAEVVILFAGVVARYVLHTPLIWSDELASILFLWLAMLGSVVALRRGEHMRMTALVASAGPRLWAYLDVVATCAALAFLILIVRPAYEYAYEESFITTPALQISNTWRAAALPVGICLMGLFALLRLARVGDFKTFLLAALTVAALIGVFWLAQPMLRPLGNLNLIIFFVGVVGFCVFAGVPIGFAFGMAIFGYLALTTRTPLMVLVGRMDEGMSHLILLSVPLFVFLGLLIEMTGMARAMVAFLASLLGHVRGGLHYVLVGAMYLVSGISGSKAADMAAVAPVLFPEMKERGARPGDLVALLAATGAQTETIPPSLVLITIGSVTGVSISALFTGGLLPGVVLAITLSGLVWWRYRGENLSHVHRATGSEIGKAFVFALPALALPFVIRYAVVEGIATATEVSTIGIVYAFVIGLLIYRKFTWRRLVPMLIDTACLSGAILFIIGTATGMAWGLTQSGFSRALAAAMTGLPGGSATFIAVSILAFVILGSVLEGIPAIVLFGPLLFPIARQVGVHEVHYAMIIILAMGIGLFAPPFGVGYYAACAIGRVDPAEGIRPIWGYMLALLIGLIIVAIFPWISIGFL comes from the coding sequence ATGGCTCATGTCGAGATGACGCCGGCCGTGGCCGGCGAGGCGGCATCACAGCCCCCTCGCCGCCGCTCCGTTCTCGGTTCCATCGACGCGGCGCTCGGATGGCTGGTCGAAATCCCGGCGGCGATCCTTGTCGTCGCCGAGGTCGTCATCCTGTTCGCGGGCGTGGTGGCGCGTTACGTGCTGCACACGCCGCTGATCTGGTCCGACGAATTGGCGTCGATCCTGTTCCTGTGGCTTGCCATGCTGGGATCGGTGGTCGCGCTCCGCCGTGGCGAGCACATGCGGATGACGGCGCTGGTCGCAAGCGCCGGACCGCGGCTGTGGGCCTATCTCGACGTGGTCGCGACCTGCGCCGCGCTGGCGTTCCTGATCCTGATCGTCCGGCCGGCGTATGAATACGCCTACGAGGAAAGCTTCATCACCACGCCGGCGCTGCAGATCTCCAATACCTGGCGCGCCGCGGCGCTGCCGGTCGGGATCTGCCTGATGGGACTGTTCGCGCTGCTGCGGCTGGCGCGCGTCGGCGATTTCAAGACCTTCCTGCTGGCCGCACTGACCGTGGCCGCGCTGATCGGCGTATTCTGGCTGGCGCAGCCGATGCTGCGGCCGCTCGGCAATCTCAATCTGATCATCTTCTTCGTCGGCGTGGTCGGCTTCTGCGTGTTCGCCGGCGTGCCGATCGGCTTTGCCTTCGGGATGGCGATCTTCGGCTATCTGGCGCTGACCACGCGGACGCCGCTGATGGTGCTGGTCGGCCGGATGGACGAGGGCATGAGCCACCTGATCCTGCTGTCGGTGCCGCTGTTCGTCTTCCTAGGCCTCTTGATCGAGATGACCGGCATGGCGCGCGCGATGGTCGCGTTCCTGGCGAGCCTTCTCGGCCATGTCCGCGGCGGCCTGCATTACGTGCTGGTCGGTGCCATGTACCTGGTGTCCGGCATCTCCGGATCGAAGGCCGCCGACATGGCCGCCGTCGCGCCCGTGCTGTTCCCGGAGATGAAGGAGCGTGGCGCGAGGCCGGGCGATCTGGTCGCCCTGCTCGCCGCCACCGGCGCACAGACCGAAACCATTCCGCCGAGCCTCGTGCTGATCACCATCGGCTCGGTCACCGGCGTCTCGATCTCGGCACTGTTCACCGGCGGCCTCTTGCCCGGCGTCGTGCTGGCGATCACGCTGTCGGGGCTGGTGTGGTGGCGCTACCGCGGCGAGAACTTGAGCCATGTCCATCGCGCCACGGGCAGCGAGATCGGCAAGGCCTTCGTGTTCGCCCTGCCCGCATTGGCGCTGCCCTTCGTGATCCGCTACGCGGTGGTCGAAGGCATCGCCACCGCCACCGAAGTCTCCACCATCGGCATCGTCTATGCCTTCGTCATCGGCCTGCTGATCTACCGCAAGTTCACCTGGCGGCGGCTGGTGCCGATGCTGATCGACACCGCGTGCCTGTCGGGGGCGATCCTGTTCATCATCGGCACCGCGACCGGCATGGCCTGGGGCCTGACCCAGTCCGGCTTCTCGCGGGCGCTGGCGGCGGCGATGACCGGGCTGCCGGGCGGTTCGGCGACCTTCATCGCGGTCTCGATCCTGGCCTTCGTGATCCTCGGCAGCGTGCTCGAGGGCATTCCGGCGATCGTGCTGTTCGGACCGCTGCTGTTTCCGATCGCGCGCCAGGTCGGCGTCCACGAGGTGCACTACGCCATGATCATCATCCTGGCGATGGGCATCGGACTGTTCGCGCCGCCGTTCGGCGTCGGCTATTATGCCGCCTGCGCCATCGGGCGCGTCGATCCGGCCGAGGGTATCCGGCCGATCTGGGGGTACATGCTGGCGCTGTTGATCGGCCTGATCATCGTCGCCATCTTCCCCTGGATCTCGATCGGTTTCCTCTAA
- a CDS encoding acyl-CoA synthetase: protein MSAAQNQYLIGLDKTPANYVPLSPLSFLARSAAVYPDHVSAVYEGRSFTWKQTYERCKRFASWLAGHGIGHGDTVAAMLPNIPAMNELHFAVPMTGAVLNALNIRLDAASIAFQLDHGGARIILVDPEFSGVIAEALTLMQGAKPLVIDVDDAAFAGGKRIGEIEYEAAVAAGDPAFAERPPADEWDAIALSYTSGTTGNPKGVVTHHRGAYLNAVSNILAGNLGQHPVYLWTLPMFHCNGWCFPWTIAATAGVNVCLRKVDPAKIFELIPQHGVTHMCGAPIVYNTLINAPDAPKAGKAKPVVGLIAGAAPPVAVLEGAERIGIKLTHVYGLTEVYGPASVCAEQPGWDELSADARAQLKRRQGVAYPLQEGVTVLDPETMREVPRDGETIGEVMFRGNIVMKGYLKNEKATQEAFAGGWFHTGDLGVLDEHGYVIIKDRSKDIIISGGENVSSVEVEDILYKHPAVLFAAVVAKPDPKWGEVPCAFIELKDGAKATEAEIIAYCREHMPGFKTPKSVVFGVIPKTSTGKIQKYLLRNAVGSAKAISA, encoded by the coding sequence ATGAGTGCAGCTCAAAACCAGTACTTGATCGGGCTCGACAAGACGCCCGCCAACTACGTGCCGCTGTCGCCGCTGAGCTTCCTGGCGCGCTCGGCCGCTGTCTATCCCGACCATGTCAGCGCAGTCTATGAGGGTCGCAGCTTCACCTGGAAACAGACCTACGAACGCTGCAAGCGCTTCGCGTCCTGGCTCGCGGGCCATGGCATCGGCCATGGCGACACGGTCGCGGCGATGCTGCCGAACATCCCGGCGATGAACGAGCTGCACTTCGCGGTGCCGATGACCGGCGCAGTGCTCAACGCGCTGAACATCCGCCTCGATGCGGCGTCGATCGCGTTCCAGCTCGATCATGGCGGAGCGAGGATCATCCTGGTCGATCCCGAATTCTCCGGCGTGATCGCGGAAGCCCTGACCCTGATGCAGGGCGCAAAGCCGCTCGTGATCGACGTCGACGATGCCGCCTTCGCCGGCGGCAAGCGGATCGGCGAGATCGAGTATGAGGCCGCGGTTGCGGCCGGCGATCCGGCTTTCGCCGAGCGGCCGCCGGCCGACGAATGGGACGCGATTGCGCTGAGCTACACGTCCGGCACGACGGGCAATCCGAAAGGCGTCGTGACCCATCACCGCGGCGCCTATCTCAACGCCGTCAGCAACATCCTCGCGGGCAATCTCGGCCAGCATCCAGTCTATCTCTGGACGCTGCCGATGTTCCACTGCAACGGCTGGTGCTTCCCCTGGACCATCGCGGCGACCGCCGGCGTCAATGTCTGTCTGCGCAAGGTCGATCCGGCCAAGATCTTCGAGCTGATCCCGCAGCACGGCGTCACCCACATGTGCGGCGCGCCGATCGTCTACAACACGCTGATCAACGCGCCCGATGCGCCGAAGGCCGGCAAGGCGAAGCCCGTCGTCGGGCTTATCGCGGGCGCGGCGCCGCCGGTTGCGGTACTCGAAGGCGCCGAGCGCATCGGCATCAAGCTGACCCATGTCTATGGGCTGACCGAAGTCTATGGCCCCGCCTCCGTCTGCGCCGAGCAGCCGGGCTGGGATGAACTGTCGGCCGATGCGCGCGCGCAGCTGAAGCGGCGCCAGGGCGTGGCCTATCCGCTGCAGGAAGGCGTCACGGTGCTCGATCCCGAGACCATGCGCGAGGTGCCGCGCGACGGCGAGACCATCGGCGAGGTCATGTTCCGCGGCAATATCGTGATGAAGGGCTATCTGAAGAACGAGAAGGCGACGCAGGAAGCCTTCGCCGGCGGCTGGTTTCACACCGGCGATCTCGGCGTGCTCGACGAGCACGGCTACGTCATCATCAAGGACCGCTCCAAGGACATCATCATCTCCGGCGGCGAGAACGTGTCGTCCGTCGAGGTCGAAGACATCCTCTACAAGCACCCGGCCGTGCTGTTCGCAGCGGTGGTGGCCAAGCCCGACCCGAAATGGGGCGAAGTGCCCTGCGCCTTCATCGAGCTGAAGGACGGCGCCAAGGCGACCGAGGCCGAGATCATCGCCTATTGCCGCGAGCACATGCCGGGCTTCAAGACGCCGAAGTCCGTGGTGTTCGGCGTGATCCCGAAAACATCTACCGGCAAGATCCAGAAATACCTGCTGCGCAACGCGGTCGGATCGGCCAAGGCGATTTCGGCCTGA
- a CDS encoding MBL fold metallo-hydrolase — translation MTLTLTILGCGSSAGVPRPALGWGACDPNNPKNRRRRCSIMAERTMEHGTTRVVIDTSPDLREQLIDGDVEHIDAVFLTHEHADQTHGIDDLRSVVLHQRRRIPVYFNQSTAKDIMARFSYCFISPEGSDYPPILTRHSIEAGESHTVQGKGGPLKLEAFLVQHGQIPALGYRIGDAAYTPDLHDIPKESWPALEGLDLWIVDGLRYAQHPSHFSVADALSWIERFKPKRSVITNMHSDLDYEVLRQSLPAGVIPAYDGMRLTLDRVG, via the coding sequence ATGACGCTGACACTGACCATTCTGGGCTGCGGCTCATCCGCCGGCGTGCCACGTCCGGCGCTCGGCTGGGGGGCCTGCGATCCCAACAATCCCAAAAACCGCCGCCGGCGCTGCTCGATCATGGCCGAGCGCACCATGGAGCACGGCACCACGCGGGTGGTGATCGATACCTCGCCCGATCTGCGCGAGCAGCTGATCGACGGCGACGTTGAGCATATCGACGCGGTGTTCCTGACCCATGAGCATGCCGACCAGACCCACGGCATCGACGATCTGCGCTCGGTGGTGCTGCATCAGCGCCGCCGCATCCCGGTCTACTTCAACCAGTCGACCGCCAAGGACATCATGGCGCGGTTCTCCTATTGCTTCATCTCGCCGGAAGGCAGCGATTATCCGCCGATCCTGACGCGGCATTCGATCGAGGCCGGCGAAAGCCATACGGTGCAGGGGAAGGGCGGTCCGCTGAAGCTCGAGGCCTTCCTGGTGCAGCATGGCCAGATTCCTGCGCTCGGCTACCGCATCGGAGATGCCGCCTACACGCCCGACCTGCACGACATTCCCAAGGAGAGCTGGCCGGCGCTTGAGGGGCTCGATCTCTGGATCGTCGATGGCCTGCGTTATGCGCAGCATCCCAGCCATTTCAGCGTCGCCGACGCACTGTCGTGGATCGAGCGCTTCAAGCCGAAGCGCTCGGTCATCACCAACATGCATTCCGACCTCGACTACGAGGTGCTGCGGCAGAGCCTGCCGGCCGGCGTGATCCCGGCCTATGACGGCATGCGGCTGACACTCGATCGGGTAGGCTGA
- a CDS encoding TatD family hydrolase, which yields MLVDSHCHLDFPDFADDLDGIVGRAEAAGIGRMVTISTRVKRLGGLLAITERFPNVYCSVGTHPHHADEEDGIPASELIELTRHPKVVALGEAGLDYFYEHGSREAQERGFRAHIAAARETGLPLVIHTREADEDCGRILEDEIAKGTFKAVLHCYTGGRELAMKAIALGLSISFTGILTFKKSEALRALAAELPADRIMVETDAPYLAPGKFRGKRNEPSYVVEVAKVLAETRGVSLEEISRQTTENFFRLFSKVPAPKVAA from the coding sequence ATGCTGGTCGATAGTCACTGCCATCTCGATTTCCCCGATTTCGCCGACGATCTCGACGGGATCGTCGGACGCGCCGAAGCGGCCGGCATCGGCCGCATGGTCACGATCTCGACCCGGGTGAAGCGGCTCGGCGGCCTGCTGGCGATCACGGAGCGCTTTCCGAACGTCTATTGTTCGGTCGGCACCCATCCGCATCACGCCGATGAAGAGGACGGCATCCCGGCCAGCGAACTGATCGAGCTCACCAGGCACCCGAAGGTCGTGGCGCTCGGCGAGGCCGGGCTCGACTATTTCTATGAGCATGGTTCGCGCGAGGCGCAGGAGCGCGGCTTTCGCGCGCATATCGCGGCTGCCCGCGAAACCGGGCTGCCGCTCGTCATTCACACCAGGGAGGCCGACGAGGATTGCGGCCGCATCCTGGAAGACGAAATCGCGAAAGGCACCTTCAAGGCCGTGCTGCACTGCTACACCGGCGGCCGCGAGCTCGCCATGAAGGCGATCGCGCTTGGCCTGTCGATCTCGTTCACGGGCATCCTGACCTTCAAGAAGTCGGAGGCCCTGCGCGCGCTGGCAGCCGAGCTGCCGGCCGACCGCATCATGGTCGAGACCGACGCGCCGTATCTTGCGCCCGGAAAATTCCGCGGCAAGCGCAACGAGCCGTCCTACGTCGTCGAGGTCGCCAAGGTGCTCGCCGAAACCCGCGGCGTCTCCCTCGAGGAGATCTCGCGGCAGACCACCGAAAACTTCTTCCGGCTGTTCTCCAAGGTGCCGGCGCCGAAGGTTGCTGCATGA
- the metG gene encoding methionine--tRNA ligase has translation MATAKKKSSKKANKTKKASPARAKKKATARSRAAKKAVTKKAKKAAKSKTGTKGAKKSAAKKVAKRAVKKVAKKVAKKAAAKASKAPPKKAAAAAVAPVAKKPAAPKPPAAEKAPKAATVHAPRPPKPAAAASASAAASVPAADRGNVYYITTAIAYPNGQPHIGHAYEAIATDALARFQRLDGKDVFFLTGTDEHGQKMIQTAAGEGMTPHDLATRNAARFKEMDERLNVSFDRFIRTSEPAHHKSVQEIWRRMQDNGDIYIDAYAGWYSVRDEAYYAEDETTVGEDNVRRGPQGTPVEWVEEKSYFFKLSAYQDKLLQLYETQPDFIGPDSRRNEVMSFVRGGLKDLSISRTTFDWGVKVPNDPEHVMYVWVDALTNYITGVGYPDENDKHWRYWPADVHIIGKDIIRFHAVYWPAFLMSAGIPLQKRVYAHGFLFNRGEKMSKSVGNVVDPFNLANQYGVDQVRYFFLREVPFGQDGNYNHEAIVARINADLANDFGNLAQRSLSMIAKQLGGVLPEPGEFSDNDKAILAQADAMLETSRTAMATQQIHQWLNTVWAVVAEANRYFAGEAPWALAKTDPARQKTVLYVTAEVVRQIAIMAQAVMPESCGKMLDSLGISADARGFAAIAERIKPGTVLPAPVGVFPRYVEPKT, from the coding sequence GTGGCGACCGCTAAGAAGAAATCGTCGAAGAAAGCCAACAAGACGAAGAAGGCATCGCCCGCTCGCGCGAAGAAGAAAGCCACGGCGAGGTCGCGTGCGGCCAAGAAGGCCGTGACCAAGAAGGCGAAGAAGGCCGCCAAGTCCAAGACGGGCACCAAGGGCGCCAAGAAATCGGCGGCCAAGAAGGTCGCAAAAAGGGCCGTCAAGAAGGTTGCGAAGAAGGTGGCCAAGAAGGCTGCAGCGAAGGCCAGCAAGGCGCCGCCGAAGAAGGCGGCCGCGGCGGCCGTCGCTCCCGTTGCAAAGAAGCCTGCTGCGCCGAAGCCTCCGGCTGCCGAGAAGGCTCCGAAGGCAGCAACGGTCCACGCGCCCAGGCCGCCGAAACCCGCGGCGGCGGCTTCCGCGTCCGCGGCTGCATCGGTCCCTGCCGCAGATCGCGGCAACGTCTACTACATCACCACCGCGATCGCTTATCCGAACGGACAGCCGCATATCGGCCACGCCTATGAGGCGATCGCGACCGACGCGCTGGCGCGCTTCCAGCGGCTCGACGGCAAGGATGTGTTCTTCCTGACCGGCACCGACGAGCACGGACAGAAGATGATCCAGACCGCGGCCGGCGAGGGGATGACGCCGCACGATCTCGCGACCCGCAACGCCGCCCGCTTCAAGGAGATGGACGAGCGGCTCAACGTCTCGTTCGACCGCTTCATCCGCACCTCGGAGCCTGCTCACCACAAATCGGTGCAGGAGATCTGGCGCCGCATGCAGGACAACGGCGACATCTATATCGACGCCTATGCCGGCTGGTACTCGGTGCGCGACGAGGCCTATTACGCCGAGGATGAGACCACAGTCGGCGAGGACAACGTCCGCCGCGGCCCGCAGGGCACGCCGGTCGAATGGGTCGAGGAGAAGAGCTATTTCTTCAAACTCTCGGCCTACCAGGACAAGCTGTTGCAGCTCTATGAGACCCAGCCCGATTTCATCGGCCCGGATTCGCGCCGCAACGAGGTGATGAGCTTCGTGCGCGGCGGGTTGAAGGATCTCTCGATCTCGCGCACCACCTTCGATTGGGGCGTCAAGGTGCCCAACGACCCCGAGCACGTGATGTATGTCTGGGTCGACGCACTGACCAACTACATCACCGGCGTCGGCTATCCCGACGAGAACGACAAGCACTGGCGCTACTGGCCGGCCGACGTGCACATCATCGGCAAGGACATCATCCGCTTCCACGCGGTGTACTGGCCGGCGTTCCTGATGTCGGCCGGCATCCCGTTGCAGAAGCGGGTCTATGCGCACGGCTTCCTGTTCAACAGGGGCGAGAAGATGTCGAAGTCGGTCGGCAACGTGGTCGATCCTTTCAACCTGGCCAACCAGTACGGCGTCGACCAAGTGCGCTACTTCTTCCTGCGCGAGGTGCCGTTCGGCCAGGACGGCAACTACAACCACGAGGCCATCGTCGCGCGCATCAATGCTGACCTCGCCAATGATTTCGGCAATCTGGCGCAGCGCTCGCTGTCGATGATCGCCAAGCAACTCGGCGGCGTGCTGCCGGAGCCCGGCGAGTTCAGCGACAACGACAAGGCGATCCTGGCGCAGGCCGACGCCATGCTGGAGACGTCGCGGACCGCGATGGCCACACAGCAGATCCATCAATGGCTCAACACCGTCTGGGCCGTGGTCGCCGAAGCCAACCGCTACTTCGCAGGCGAGGCGCCGTGGGCGCTGGCGAAAACCGATCCGGCGCGCCAGAAGACGGTGCTCTATGTCACCGCCGAAGTCGTACGCCAGATCGCGATCATGGCGCAGGCCGTGATGCCGGAGTCCTGCGGCAAGATGCTCGATAGCCTCGGCATATCAGCCGATGCGCGCGGCTTCGCGGCGATCGCCGAACGGATCAAGCCGGGCACGGTTCTGCCGGCGCCCGTTGGCGTGTTCCCGCGCTACGTGGAACCGAAGACCTAA
- a CDS encoding DNA polymerase III subunit delta' codes for MSARKVEQESPARHPRETSDLFGHREAETALLDAYRSGRIPHAWLIGGAQGIGKATLAYRMARFVLAFRNPKSSQVQAAPTLRVDPSDPVARQVTAGAHGGLLLLERGLNDRGVMRTVITVDETRETISFFGSTAAVDGWRVCIVDTVDELNPNAANALLKILEEPPQQSLFLLVSHAPSRVLPTILSRCRKLLLRPLEAGDVVRAAAAATDIDAEDPALLEAAAASEGSVGRALSLLGGDALKLQQRTASLLATLPNVDPRELHALGDALGTSDRVALAAFIDGIDRWMSERMRTGDANANLPRLARLAEVWEKIVRAARDTEAYNLERKPLVFSVFSMLADATR; via the coding sequence ATGAGCGCACGCAAGGTCGAACAGGAGAGCCCGGCTCGCCACCCGCGCGAAACCTCCGATCTGTTCGGGCATCGCGAGGCGGAGACCGCCTTGCTCGATGCCTATCGCAGCGGGCGGATTCCGCATGCCTGGCTGATCGGCGGCGCGCAGGGCATCGGCAAGGCGACGTTGGCCTACCGCATGGCGCGGTTCGTGCTGGCATTCCGCAATCCGAAGTCATCGCAGGTCCAGGCAGCGCCGACGCTGCGGGTCGATCCGTCCGATCCGGTGGCGCGGCAGGTCACGGCGGGCGCCCATGGCGGGCTCCTACTGCTGGAGCGAGGTCTCAACGACCGCGGCGTGATGCGCACCGTGATCACCGTCGACGAGACGCGCGAGACGATCTCGTTCTTCGGCTCGACGGCCGCGGTCGATGGCTGGCGCGTCTGCATCGTCGACACGGTCGATGAGCTCAATCCCAATGCCGCGAACGCGCTGCTGAAAATCCTCGAGGAGCCGCCGCAGCAGTCGCTGTTCCTGCTGGTCAGCCACGCGCCGTCGCGGGTGCTGCCGACCATCCTCTCACGCTGCCGCAAACTGCTGCTGCGGCCGCTGGAGGCGGGCGACGTGGTGCGCGCTGCCGCGGCCGCAACCGATATCGATGCTGAGGATCCGGCACTGCTCGAGGCCGCGGCAGCCTCCGAGGGCAGCGTCGGGCGGGCATTGTCGCTGCTCGGCGGCGACGCGCTCAAGCTGCAACAGCGCACGGCCTCGCTGCTCGCGACGCTGCCGAACGTCGATCCGCGCGAGCTGCATGCACTGGGCGACGCGCTCGGCACCAGCGATCGCGTCGCGCTCGCCGCTTTCATCGACGGCATCGATCGCTGGATGAGCGAGCGCATGCGCACCGGTGATGCCAACGCCAATCTGCCGCGCCTTGCACGGCTGGCGGAGGTATGGGAAAAGATCGTCCGCGCCGCGCGCGATACCGAAGCCTACAATCTGGAGCGCAAGCCGCTGGTTTTCTCGGTGTTTTCGATGCTCGCGGACGCGACCCGATAG
- the tmk gene encoding dTMP kinase, with protein sequence MAEAAVQRPSLRGRFITFEGGEGSGKSTQIRKLAERLDVAKLRVIVTREPGGSPGAEIIRHLVLSGMGKLLGPEAETLLFAAARDDHVRTVILPSLNQGIWVLCDRFFDSTRAYQGQLGQVSPELVNAMQRVTIGDLKPDLTFILDVPVEVGLQRAAVRRGNATADRFEAEGIKFHQDLRDAYRQIAAEDPERCVLIDATADQDTVAASIWAALREHLRATLTADSPA encoded by the coding sequence ATGGCGGAAGCAGCAGTCCAACGGCCGAGCTTGCGCGGTCGCTTCATCACCTTTGAGGGCGGCGAGGGATCGGGGAAATCCACCCAGATCCGCAAGCTCGCCGAGCGGCTCGATGTCGCCAAGCTGCGCGTGATCGTGACCCGCGAGCCCGGCGGCTCGCCCGGCGCGGAGATCATCCGTCATCTCGTGCTGTCGGGAATGGGCAAGCTGCTCGGGCCGGAGGCCGAGACGCTGCTGTTTGCCGCCGCACGTGACGACCATGTCCGTACCGTGATCCTGCCGTCGCTCAACCAGGGCATCTGGGTGCTGTGCGATCGCTTCTTCGATTCGACGCGCGCCTATCAAGGCCAGCTCGGACAGGTATCGCCCGAACTCGTCAACGCCATGCAGCGCGTGACCATCGGCGATCTCAAGCCCGATTTGACCTTCATCCTCGATGTGCCGGTCGAGGTTGGCTTGCAACGCGCCGCCGTGCGCCGCGGCAATGCCACGGCGGATCGTTTCGAAGCCGAGGGTATCAAGTTCCATCAGGATTTGCGCGACGCCTACCGCCAGATCGCGGCCGAAGACCCGGAGCGCTGCGTGCTGATCGACGCCACGGCCGATCAGGATACGGTCGCGGCAAGTATCTGGGCCGCGCTGCGCGAGCATCTGCGCGCAACGCTCACCGCGGACAGTCCCGCATGA